A single window of Sphingobacteriales bacterium DNA harbors:
- the thrS gene encoding threonine--tRNA ligase: MSIKITFPDGAVREYAKGITALEIANQLSNSLGKKILSAKINDTICDATLPIDNDATLQLLTWSDGGGKQTFWHSSAHLLAEALESLYKGVKFGIGPPIENGFYYDVDFGDISISINDLAKIEKKMNELAQQKNEFKRKEISKIDAVNYFEQKGDEYKLELLNGLNDGDITFYTQGNFTDLCKGPHIPHTGFIKAIKLMKVAGAYWRGDEKRKQLTRIYGVTFPNQQELDDYLKLLEEAEKRDHRKLGQQLSLFAFSQKVGSGLPLWLPNGTFIREQLGDFLKREQLKRGYQPVITPHIGKKDLYVTSGHYDKYGADSFQPIHTPEENEEFFLKPMNCPHHCEIYNHVPKSYKELPYRLAEFGTVYRYEQSGELHGLTRVRSFTQDDAHIFCTQDQLKGEFKDVIELVQYVLNKIGFKEFTAQVSLRDTENREKYIGTDENWDKAEKAIIEAAEEMGLKTVTEYGEAAFYGPKLDFMIKDAIGRQWQLGTIQVDYNLPERFQLEYIGQDNEKHRPVMIHRAPFGSFERFIAILTEHCAGNFPLWLAPKQIAILPISDKFLDYAENISKQLADLNFRTQLDSRAEKIGKKIRDAEMMKIPYMLVIGEKELESNQLSVRKHGKGDLGAYTIADFSKILQEELNN; the protein is encoded by the coding sequence ATGAGTATAAAAATTACATTTCCAGACGGTGCAGTGCGTGAATATGCAAAAGGCATAACTGCATTAGAAATAGCAAATCAACTAAGCAATAGCTTAGGCAAGAAAATATTATCAGCAAAAATAAATGATACAATATGCGATGCAACATTGCCAATAGATAATGATGCAACTTTACAATTACTAACTTGGAGCGATGGTGGCGGAAAACAAACCTTTTGGCATTCATCAGCACATTTATTAGCAGAAGCATTAGAAAGTTTATACAAAGGAGTAAAGTTTGGAATTGGACCACCAATCGAAAATGGATTTTATTATGATGTAGATTTTGGAGATATTTCAATTTCAATAAATGATTTAGCAAAAATTGAAAAGAAAATGAATGAGCTTGCACAACAAAAAAACGAATTCAAAAGAAAAGAAATTTCAAAAATTGATGCTGTAAATTATTTTGAACAAAAAGGAGATGAGTATAAATTAGAGTTACTAAATGGCTTGAATGATGGAGATATAACTTTCTATACACAAGGCAATTTTACAGATTTATGTAAAGGACCACATATACCACACACAGGCTTTATTAAAGCAATTAAGCTAATGAAAGTTGCTGGTGCATATTGGCGTGGCGATGAAAAAAGAAAACAACTTACACGTATCTATGGAGTTACCTTTCCTAATCAACAAGAGTTAGATGATTATCTAAAACTATTGGAAGAAGCAGAGAAAAGAGACCATAGAAAATTAGGACAACAATTAAGCCTTTTTGCATTTTCTCAAAAAGTAGGTTCAGGTTTGCCACTTTGGTTGCCAAACGGAACATTTATTAGAGAACAACTTGGCGATTTCCTTAAAAGAGAACAATTAAAAAGAGGCTATCAACCAGTAATTACACCACACATAGGTAAAAAAGATTTATATGTTACATCTGGTCACTATGATAAATATGGCGCAGATTCATTCCAGCCAATACATACACCAGAAGAAAATGAAGAGTTTTTTTTAAAACCAATGAATTGTCCACATCATTGTGAAATATATAATCATGTGCCAAAATCATATAAAGAACTACCATATAGACTAGCAGAATTTGGAACAGTATATAGGTACGAGCAAAGTGGAGAATTACATGGTCTTACACGCGTTAGAAGTTTTACTCAAGATGATGCACATATTTTCTGTACACAAGATCAATTAAAAGGAGAGTTTAAAGATGTGATTGAATTAGTTCAATATGTATTGAATAAAATTGGATTTAAAGAATTTACAGCACAAGTTTCATTAAGAGATACAGAAAATAGAGAAAAATATATTGGTACTGATGAAAATTGGGACAAAGCAGAAAAAGCAATTATAGAAGCTGCAGAAGAAATGGGCTTAAAAACTGTAACAGAATATGGAGAAGCTGCATTTTATGGTCCAAAATTAGACTTTATGATTAAAGATGCAATTGGCAGACAATGGCAATTAGGTACCATTCAAGTAGATTATAATTTACCTGAAAGATTTCAGTTAGAATATATTGGTCAAGATAATGAAAAACATCGTCCTGTAATGATACATCGTGCGCCATTTGGTTCTTTCGAAAGATTTATTGCAATACTAACAGAACATTGCGCAGGAAACTTCCCATTGTGGTTAGCACCAAAACAAATTGCTATTCTCCCAATTTCTGATAAGTTTTTAGATTATGCAGAAAATATATCAAAACAATTAGCAGATTTGAATTTTAGAACTCAATTAGATTCAAGAGCAGAAAAAATTGGTAAAAAGATTAGAGATGCTGAAATGATGAAAATTCCATATATGTTAGTTATTGGAGAAAAAGAACTAGAAAGCAATCAATTATCTGTAAGAAAACACGGAAAAGGAGATTTAGGTGCTTACACTATTGCAGATTTTAGTAAAATTTTGCAAGAAGAATTAAATAATTAA
- a CDS encoding thiazole synthase, producing the protein MSFQIADKTFQSRLLLGTGKFASSLHMQDAVRSSATEMVTVALRRIDLSTQRDTILPYLQNLPIQLLPNTSGVRTAKEAVFAAHAAREALQTNWLKLEIHPDPRYLMPDAIETLKAAEELVKEGFVVLPYIHADPVLCKRLEDIGIQAVMPLGAPIGSNKGLASLEFLKIIIEQSNVPVIVDAGIGAPSQAAWAMELGADAVLVNTAIAIAGNPSAMADAFRMAVIAGRQAYESKLAKVSDKASNTSPLDALL; encoded by the coding sequence ATGAGTTTCCAGATTGCAGATAAAACATTCCAATCAAGATTACTTTTAGGCACAGGCAAGTTTGCATCATCATTGCATATGCAAGATGCAGTTCGTTCATCAGCAACAGAAATGGTAACTGTTGCTTTAAGAAGGATTGATTTATCTACGCAACGAGATACTATTTTGCCTTACTTGCAAAATTTACCAATTCAATTATTGCCAAATACAAGTGGTGTGCGTACAGCAAAAGAAGCAGTATTTGCAGCACATGCAGCACGTGAGGCATTGCAAACAAATTGGTTGAAATTAGAAATTCATCCAGATCCAAGATACCTAATGCCAGATGCAATTGAAACACTAAAAGCAGCTGAAGAGTTAGTAAAAGAAGGATTTGTAGTATTGCCATATATTCACGCAGATCCAGTTTTGTGCAAAAGACTTGAAGATATAGGCATTCAGGCAGTAATGCCACTAGGCGCACCAATTGGTAGCAACAAAGGCTTAGCATCATTAGAGTTTTTGAAAATAATTATTGAACAAAGTAATGTGCCAGTTATTGTAGATGCTGGTATTGGAGCACCATCACAGGCAGCATGGGCAATGGAATTAGGCGCAGATGCTGTATTGGTAAATACAGCCATTGCAATTGCAGGAAATCCAAGTGCAATGGCAGATGCATTTAGAATGGCAGTAATTGCTGGACGACAAGCATATGAATCTAAATTAGCAAAAGTATCAGACAAAGCATCAAATACAAGTCCACTAGATGCATTATTGTAA
- a CDS encoding TrkA family potassium uptake protein: protein MKYIIIGLGNFGASLAQKLTAEGNEVIGIDTNMSKVDTYKEKISHTICMDSTDEFTVSGLPLRETDIVIVAIGEDQGANVMTTALLKNLQVKRLISRAINPLHEKVLQAIGVDEIVHPEEETAERWAKKLCLNNIVDSFELNKEFSIIEAKVPADYIGKTVREINFKKEFNLLVLTIIKKVEVKSILGKTKVESQIQGVLSADNELEPNDILVMYGHNKDLQSFLKKKQN from the coding sequence ATGAAATATATAATAATTGGACTTGGAAATTTTGGAGCATCATTAGCACAAAAACTAACAGCAGAAGGCAATGAAGTAATTGGAATAGATACTAACATGTCTAAAGTAGATACTTACAAAGAAAAAATATCACATACTATATGTATGGACTCAACAGATGAATTTACTGTATCTGGTCTTCCATTAAGAGAAACTGACATTGTTATTGTAGCCATTGGTGAAGACCAAGGTGCCAATGTGATGACTACAGCATTATTGAAAAACTTGCAAGTAAAAAGATTAATTAGCAGAGCTATTAATCCATTGCATGAAAAGGTTTTGCAAGCAATTGGTGTTGATGAAATTGTGCATCCTGAGGAAGAAACAGCTGAACGTTGGGCAAAAAAATTGTGCTTAAACAATATAGTAGATTCATTTGAACTCAATAAAGAATTTAGTATCATCGAAGCAAAGGTGCCTGCTGATTATATTGGAAAAACAGTTAGAGAAATAAATTTTAAGAAAGAATTTAATTTATTAGTACTAACCATCATTAAGAAAGTAGAAGTAAAAAGCATATTAGGAAAAACTAAAGTTGAATCACAAATACAAGGTGTTTTATCTGCTGACAATGAGCTTGAACCAAACGATATTTTAGTTATGTATGGTCATAACAAAGATTTACAATCATTTTTAAAGAAAAAACAAAACTAA
- a CDS encoding inositol monophosphatase translates to MDNPYTANININQILQQTIEITKEVTQFIQSEIGKINQNDIEIKSLNSLVTYVDITSEQMLVEQLQKILPDASFLTEEETINKTQNDWQWIIDPLDGTTNFIHQIPVFAISVALAYKNEIQLGVVLEINKNDCFYATKNNGAYLNGRKISVTQTSKLEDSLIATGFPYYDFNKLEAYLNFLKFLMQKTRGIRRLGAASVDLCYVACGKFDAFFEYSLAPWDVAAGSLIVQEAGGLVYDFSGENNFLYGKEIIACNNNLYNEFIYELKNQS, encoded by the coding sequence ATGGATAATCCATATACTGCAAACATAAATATCAACCAAATTCTACAACAAACCATAGAAATAACTAAAGAAGTTACTCAATTTATTCAATCTGAAATTGGGAAAATAAACCAAAATGATATTGAAATAAAAAGCTTAAATAGTCTTGTTACTTATGTAGATATTACTTCTGAGCAAATGCTTGTAGAACAACTACAAAAAATACTACCTGATGCTTCATTCTTAACTGAAGAAGAAACCATAAATAAAACACAAAATGATTGGCAATGGATTATTGATCCATTAGATGGAACAACAAATTTTATTCATCAGATTCCAGTATTTGCTATTTCTGTTGCATTAGCGTATAAAAATGAAATACAACTTGGCGTGGTGTTAGAAATCAATAAAAATGATTGCTTTTATGCCACAAAAAATAATGGTGCGTACCTAAATGGTAGAAAGATTTCAGTAACACAAACATCAAAATTAGAAGATAGTTTAATTGCAACTGGATTTCCATACTATGATTTTAATAAGTTGGAAGCCTATCTGAATTTCTTAAAATTCTTAATGCAAAAAACAAGAGGAATTCGTAGACTTGGTGCTGCATCCGTAGATTTGTGCTATGTTGCATGTGGTAAGTTTGATGCATTTTTCGAATATAGTTTAGCACCTTGGGATGTTGCAGCAGGAAGTCTTATTGTTCAAGAAGCTGGTGGTCTTGTATATGACTTTAGTGGAGAAAATAATTTCTTATACGGAAAAGAAATCATTGCTTGTAATAACAATTTATATAATGAATTTATATATGAATTAAAAAATCAAAGCTAG
- the lepA gene encoding elongation factor 4: MKHLRNFCIIAHIDHGKSTLADRLLEFTKTVSERDMQAQTLDDMDLERERGITIKSHAIQMDYKHTDGTNYSINLIDTPGHVDFSYEVSRSLAACEGALLLVDATQGIQAQTISNLYLAIENGLEIIPVINKIDMDGAMIEEVTDQIVDLIGCKADEIIHASGKTGIGVQDIMDAVIARIPAPKGDTEAPLQALIFDSVFNSFRGVIAYFRIMNGTLRKGDKVKFVNTERAYIADEVGILRMNLEPKQEVKAGDVGYIITGIKVSKEIKVGDTITQLQNPCKEAIKGFEDVKPMVFAGIYPIDNDDYEELRESLEKLQLNDASLVFEPETSLALGFGFRCGLLGLLHLEIVQERLEREYDMTIITTVPNVTYYAYTKANEKLIVNNPSDLPEPNLLDFVEEPYIKSSIITKPEYIGAIMKLCMDKRGILKNQVYLTESRVELQFEMPLAEIVFDFYDQLKSISKGYASFDYHLYDFKESDLVKLDIKLNGENVDAFSALIHRSKAYHFGSRLCEKLKELIPRQQFMIAIQAAIGAKVIARETISAMRKDVTAKCYGGDISRKRKLLEKQKKGKKKMRQIGTVEVPQQAFMAVLKLNE; encoded by the coding sequence ATGAAACACTTGAGAAATTTCTGTATTATTGCTCATATTGACCATGGTAAAAGCACTTTGGCAGATAGATTGTTAGAATTTACCAAAACAGTATCTGAAAGAGATATGCAGGCTCAAACTTTAGATGATATGGATTTGGAAAGAGAGCGAGGAATAACTATAAAAAGCCATGCTATCCAAATGGATTACAAACATACAGATGGCACAAATTATTCTATTAATTTAATTGATACACCAGGACACGTAGATTTTTCATATGAAGTTTCTCGTTCACTTGCAGCATGCGAAGGTGCTTTGCTTTTAGTTGATGCAACACAAGGTATACAAGCACAAACAATTTCTAACTTATATTTAGCTATTGAAAATGGCTTAGAAATCATTCCAGTTATCAATAAAATTGATATGGATGGTGCCATGATTGAAGAAGTTACTGACCAAATAGTTGATTTAATTGGATGTAAAGCAGATGAAATTATTCATGCAAGCGGAAAAACAGGAATTGGTGTACAAGATATTATGGATGCAGTAATTGCTAGAATTCCAGCACCAAAAGGCGATACAGAAGCACCATTGCAAGCATTAATATTTGACTCAGTATTCAATTCTTTTCGTGGTGTAATTGCATATTTTAGAATTATGAATGGTACTTTGCGCAAAGGTGATAAGGTGAAATTTGTAAATACAGAAAGAGCATATATTGCAGACGAAGTAGGTATTCTAAGAATGAACTTAGAACCTAAGCAAGAAGTAAAAGCAGGCGATGTAGGCTATATTATCACAGGAATAAAAGTATCAAAAGAAATAAAAGTAGGAGATACCATCACTCAACTACAAAATCCATGTAAGGAAGCTATAAAAGGTTTTGAAGATGTAAAACCAATGGTATTTGCTGGAATTTATCCAATTGATAATGATGATTACGAAGAACTTAGAGAATCATTAGAAAAATTACAATTAAATGATGCATCATTAGTATTTGAGCCAGAAACATCATTAGCATTAGGTTTTGGCTTTAGATGTGGTTTACTTGGATTGTTACACTTAGAAATTGTTCAAGAAAGACTAGAACGTGAGTATGATATGACTATTATTACCACAGTTCCAAACGTAACTTACTATGCATACACCAAAGCAAATGAAAAATTAATTGTAAATAATCCATCAGATTTGCCAGAACCCAATCTGTTAGATTTTGTTGAAGAACCATATATAAAATCAAGTATCATTACGAAGCCAGAATATATTGGTGCAATTATGAAATTGTGTATGGATAAACGTGGTATTCTAAAAAATCAAGTATATCTTACAGAAAGCAGAGTGGAACTTCAATTCGAAATGCCATTAGCAGAAATTGTATTTGATTTTTATGATCAATTAAAATCAATTTCAAAAGGCTACGCATCATTTGATTATCATTTGTATGATTTTAAAGAAAGTGATTTAGTAAAATTAGATATAAAACTTAATGGCGAAAATGTAGATGCTTTTTCAGCATTAATACATCGTAGCAAAGCATACCATTTTGGTAGTAGATTGTGCGAAAAATTAAAAGAATTAATTCCACGCCAACAATTTATGATAGCAATACAAGCAGCAATTGGTGCAAAAGTAATTGCTAGAGAAACAATTTCTGCAATGCGTAAAGATGTAACAGCAAAATGTTATGGCGGCGATATATCTAGAAAAAGAAAATTATTAGAAAAACAAAAGAAAGGAAAGAAGAAAATGAGACAAATTGGTACAGTAGAAGTTCCTCAGCAGGCATTTATGGCTGTACTTAAGTTGAATGAGTAA
- the smpB gene encoding SsrA-binding protein SmpB, with amino-acid sequence MKKQTNIEIINKKAAFNYLLLDTYKAGMVLYGTEVKSIREGKVNMSDCYCFFKDGELWVKNLHIAEYAFGTYNNHVPLRQRKLLLQKRELQKLHLKIKEKGFTIIPYRIYFNERNLCKIDICLAKGKKSFDKRETLKAKDEKRDVQIAMKKYR; translated from the coding sequence ATGAAGAAACAAACCAATATAGAAATTATTAATAAGAAAGCAGCATTCAATTATCTTTTGTTAGATACTTACAAAGCTGGAATGGTTCTTTATGGTACTGAGGTAAAATCTATTAGAGAAGGCAAAGTAAATATGTCTGACTGCTATTGTTTTTTCAAAGATGGCGAACTTTGGGTGAAGAATTTACATATTGCAGAATATGCTTTTGGTACATACAATAATCACGTTCCACTAAGACAACGTAAATTATTATTACAAAAAAGAGAATTGCAAAAATTGCATCTAAAAATAAAAGAAAAAGGATTTACAATTATTCCATATAGAATTTATTTTAATGAAAGAAATCTGTGTAAAATAGATATTTGCTTAGCAAAAGGTAAAAAGTCTTTTGACAAAAGAGAAACATTAAAAGCTAAAGACGAAAAACGCGATGTGCAAATAGCTATGAAAAAATATAGATAG
- a CDS encoding alkane 1-monooxygenase — MYISFNFLGYWSFFAFAFVYGFIPVVEFIFTGTTENFSDEEEAKEKSDRYYDYLVYAMVPLQYIILAYYLYTVYTQPLAWYELLGITLGMGLACGALGINVAHELGHRSKKYEQTMAKMLLLSTLYMHFFIEHNRGHHKNVSTPLDPATSRLNESFYRFLPRTVIGSWIDAWKLEEHRLRKLNLNIWNPINNEMLRFQIIQVLFVLSIYFFLGLKCMLAFIAAATIGFVLLEIVNYIEHYGLQRKMLPNGAYEKVKPHHSWNSEHELGRILLFELTRHSDHHYNASRKYQILRHFDNAPQMPSGYLAMIPLALIPPLWFRIMNPRVIAHNESIEKFAQDV; from the coding sequence ATGTATATTTCATTTAATTTCTTAGGTTATTGGTCATTTTTTGCATTTGCATTTGTGTATGGTTTTATTCCTGTTGTAGAATTTATTTTTACTGGCACCACAGAAAACTTTTCGGACGAAGAAGAAGCTAAAGAAAAAAGCGACAGATATTATGATTATTTAGTTTATGCTATGGTGCCTTTGCAATATATTATTTTAGCCTACTATTTATATACTGTGTACACACAACCACTAGCATGGTATGAGTTGCTTGGCATTACATTAGGCATGGGCTTAGCGTGTGGTGCATTAGGTATAAATGTGGCACACGAATTAGGTCATAGGTCTAAAAAATACGAACAAACTATGGCAAAAATGCTTTTGCTATCAACATTATATATGCATTTTTTTATTGAGCACAACAGAGGACATCATAAAAATGTATCTACACCATTAGATCCAGCAACATCAAGATTAAATGAAAGTTTTTATAGATTTTTACCAAGAACAGTAATTGGTTCTTGGATTGATGCTTGGAAATTAGAAGAACATAGATTAAGAAAATTAAATCTAAATATTTGGAATCCAATAAATAATGAAATGCTGAGATTTCAAATTATACAAGTTTTATTTGTGCTAAGTATTTATTTTTTCTTAGGATTAAAATGCATGCTTGCTTTTATTGCAGCAGCAACAATTGGGTTTGTGTTATTGGAAATTGTGAACTATATAGAACATTATGGTTTACAAAGAAAAATGTTGCCGAATGGTGCTTACGAGAAAGTAAAGCCACATCATTCTTGGAACTCTGAGCATGAACTGGGAAGAATTTTATTATTTGAACTAACAAGACACAGCGACCATCATTACAATGCAAGTAGAAAATATCAAATACTAAGACATTTTGATAATGCTCCACAAATGCCATCAGGTTATTTGGCTATGATACCATTGGCATTAATTCCACCACTTTGGTTTAGAATTATGAATCCACGTGTAATTGCACACAATGAAAGTATAGAAAAATTTGCGCAAGATGTTTAA
- a CDS encoding TetR/AcrR family transcriptional regulator: MGRKYVSKTRNKNLDKRNFYLQKLLYNFKIHGTKKLSIDKLANELGISKSTLYEYFKSKDEIVGLLLDDILFKIRDAEKILNDKHSSYIDRYYHSIDLISEHLSDISNVLLDDLKNDYPTHWKNIEALIEYLSDILTIYYDEGKKLGYFKNIDTRILVLSDRLFFNAISDTTYLKKNNISLKILFDEYFKMKSFGFIKTEA; this comes from the coding sequence ATGGGAAGAAAATATGTAAGCAAAACAAGAAACAAAAACTTAGATAAACGTAATTTTTATTTACAGAAATTATTGTACAATTTTAAAATACATGGAACCAAAAAACTAAGTATAGATAAACTTGCAAATGAATTAGGTATTAGTAAATCTACTTTGTATGAATATTTTAAATCTAAAGATGAGATTGTAGGTTTGCTATTAGATGATATATTATTTAAAATAAGAGATGCTGAAAAAATATTGAATGACAAACATTCATCTTACATTGATAGATATTACCATAGCATAGATTTAATTTCAGAACATCTTTCAGATATTTCAAACGTATTGTTAGATGATTTGAAAAATGATTACCCAACGCATTGGAAAAACATTGAAGCTTTGATAGAATATTTATCAGATATACTAACTATCTATTACGACGAAGGCAAGAAATTAGGTTATTTTAAAAATATTGATACAAGAATTTTAGTATTGTCTGATAGATTATTTTTTAATGCCATTTCAGACACAACCTATCTTAAGAAAAACAATATTAGTTTAAAAATTTTATTTGATGAGTATTTTAAAATGAAAAGTTTTGGTTTT